In a genomic window of Akkermansiaceae bacterium:
- a CDS encoding phosphonoacetaldehyde reductase: MKQSSADIGNVDGAWLELRAYVEQLGANNILLVTLHASYQTCGAAAIVRALFADKKITRVSDYSENPKAEEVVKLLQKLDRHEGYDLILAIGGGSAMDCAKLIKAYWHSPDPVYGHLLKGQELTPCDLPLAAVPTTAGSGSEATHFAVVYLGNEKISVAHKKLLPDRSFLVPSLLKSLPRHVAASCAIDALCQGIESYWSIHSTPESRELAAEAIQKSWRAMIPAVLDKKTDDLQLMAEASHLAGKAINLTKTTAPHAVSYALTTFFGVSHGHAVGLLMPLFLVYNDAVTSSDCLDPRGVAWVKNSVSQIARMLGYDKVEHLADGLTKRLGELGLETSLVKLGIQSDQDRALIIQHGFNPQRVNNNPRKLTQSALLTMLQCKSG; the protein is encoded by the coding sequence ATGAAGCAGTCGTCTGCCGATATTGGAAACGTGGATGGTGCGTGGCTTGAGCTGCGGGCCTACGTGGAGCAGCTGGGGGCAAACAATATCCTGCTCGTCACCCTTCATGCCTCCTATCAAACATGCGGTGCCGCCGCGATTGTCCGTGCGTTATTTGCTGATAAAAAAATCACCCGCGTATCCGATTACTCGGAAAACCCTAAGGCCGAAGAGGTAGTCAAGCTACTTCAGAAACTAGACAGGCATGAAGGCTATGACCTCATCCTGGCTATTGGCGGGGGGAGCGCCATGGACTGCGCAAAATTAATCAAAGCCTATTGGCATAGCCCCGACCCCGTCTACGGGCACCTTCTGAAGGGCCAGGAATTAACCCCCTGTGATCTACCTCTGGCCGCAGTTCCCACCACCGCCGGCTCCGGTAGTGAAGCGACTCATTTTGCCGTGGTTTATCTAGGTAATGAAAAAATTTCGGTAGCCCACAAAAAATTACTCCCGGACCGCTCGTTCCTGGTGCCGTCGCTACTGAAAAGCCTGCCAAGGCATGTTGCCGCCTCATGTGCCATTGACGCCCTCTGCCAGGGAATCGAATCATACTGGTCAATTCACTCGACTCCTGAGTCAAGGGAGTTAGCCGCCGAGGCAATCCAGAAATCCTGGCGGGCAATGATACCAGCGGTCCTTGATAAAAAGACCGACGACCTCCAGCTGATGGCCGAGGCTTCCCACCTTGCCGGCAAGGCAATCAACCTAACAAAAACAACTGCTCCGCACGCGGTTTCCTATGCTCTGACGACATTTTTTGGTGTAAGCCATGGCCACGCAGTTGGTTTGCTCATGCCATTGTTCCTGGTGTATAATGATGCCGTAACATCATCCGATTGCCTGGACCCCCGCGGTGTCGCGTGGGTAAAAAACAGCGTCTCTCAAATTGCACGTATGCTGGGTTACGACAAGGTGGAACATTTGGCGGATGGACTAACAAAAAGGCTCGGAGAGTTGGGGTTGGAGACAAGTTTAGTGAAACTCGGTATCCAATCAGACCAGGACCGGGCTCTGATCATTCAACACGGGTTCAATCCTCAAAGGGTGAATAACAACCCTAGGAAATTAACACAATCAGCCCTGCTCACCATGCTACAGTGCAAGTCAGGTTGA
- the gmd gene encoding GDP-mannose 4,6-dehydratase, translating into MKKALITGITGQDGSYLAEFLLEKGYEVHGIKRRASSFNTERVDHIYEDPHIENARFHLHYGDLTDTSNLTRLLSEITPDEVYNLGAQSHVAVSFEAPEYTADVDALGTLRLLEAIRFLGLEKKTRFYQASTSELFGEVREIPQKETTPFYPRSPYAVAKMYAYWITVNYRESYGMYACNGILFNHESPRRGETFVTRKITRALSNIAQGLEPCLYLGNMDALRDWGHAKDYVRMQWMMLQQDTPDDFVIATGKQISVRDFVTMSAREAGIELSFSGVGLQEIATVSAVDSEKAPAVSVGDVIVKVDPRYFRPAEVETLLGDPTKAREKLGWTPEITVEEMCAEMVANDLDQAKRHALLKLHGYNVAVAKES; encoded by the coding sequence ATGAAAAAAGCACTCATCACCGGAATCACCGGACAAGACGGCTCCTACCTCGCGGAGTTTCTCCTCGAAAAAGGATACGAAGTCCATGGTATCAAACGGCGTGCTTCTTCATTCAACACCGAGCGTGTCGACCACATCTACGAAGACCCGCATATCGAGAATGCCCGTTTCCATCTTCATTACGGCGACCTGACCGATACATCCAACCTTACCCGCCTGTTGAGTGAAATTACCCCGGATGAAGTGTATAACCTCGGTGCCCAGTCGCATGTGGCGGTCTCCTTTGAGGCCCCTGAATATACCGCTGACGTCGATGCCCTCGGCACTCTCAGGCTTCTGGAAGCGATCCGTTTCCTCGGCCTTGAGAAGAAAACCCGTTTCTATCAGGCTTCCACCTCCGAGCTTTTTGGAGAGGTCCGGGAGATCCCACAAAAGGAGACCACGCCCTTCTATCCACGCTCACCCTACGCCGTGGCCAAGATGTATGCCTACTGGATTACGGTGAACTACCGCGAGTCATACGGTATGTATGCCTGCAACGGCATCCTCTTTAACCACGAATCCCCGCGTCGAGGAGAAACCTTTGTAACCCGGAAGATCACCCGGGCGTTGTCTAACATCGCCCAAGGGCTTGAGCCCTGCCTCTACCTCGGAAACATGGACGCTCTCCGCGACTGGGGCCATGCCAAGGACTACGTGCGCATGCAATGGATGATGCTCCAGCAGGATACGCCGGACGATTTTGTGATCGCCACCGGAAAACAAATATCCGTCCGCGACTTCGTCACCATGTCGGCTCGCGAGGCCGGCATAGAGCTCTCATTTTCCGGTGTAGGATTGCAGGAAATTGCCACCGTAAGCGCCGTTGATTCCGAAAAGGCACCCGCCGTTTCTGTTGGGGATGTGATTGTTAAAGTCGATCCGCGCTACTTCCGCCCAGCCGAAGTGGAAACCCTGCTGGGCGACCCGACAAAAGCCAGGGAAAAACTCGGCTGGACTCCTGAGATTACCGTCGAGGAAATGTGCGCCGAGATGGTGGCTAACGACCTGGATCAAGCCAAACGGCACGCCCTGCTCAAATTGCACGGCTACAACGTGGCTGTTGCCAAGGAGTCTTAA
- a CDS encoding SDR family oxidoreductase has translation MKRILVTGGAGFLGSHLCERLLNEGNEVICMDNYFTGFKSNVAHLMDNPRFELLRHDVIDPFKVETDQIYNLACPASPPHYQYNAIKTIKTSVMGAINCLGAAKRTQSRVFQASTSEVYGDPAVHPQPESYWGNVNPIGIRSCYDEGKRAAETLFMDYHRQNGVDIRIVRIFNTYGPRMNAEDGRVVSNFICQALRGEDITIYGDGTQTRSFCYVDDLIEAFVRLMNQDDVTGPINCGNPCEFTMLELADKVLAKVGGASKLVFKPLPGDDPKQRQPDITLAKKHLDWEPTVGLDEGLDRTIKYFKQVV, from the coding sequence ATGAAACGCATACTCGTTACTGGCGGGGCCGGGTTCCTCGGCTCACATCTATGTGAGCGTCTTCTCAATGAAGGCAATGAAGTCATCTGCATGGACAACTACTTCACAGGATTCAAATCCAACGTGGCCCATTTGATGGATAACCCCCGGTTTGAACTTCTGCGCCACGATGTGATCGATCCATTCAAAGTGGAAACCGATCAGATCTACAACCTCGCCTGTCCCGCTTCCCCACCCCACTACCAGTATAACGCCATCAAAACCATCAAGACGTCGGTCATGGGAGCGATCAATTGCCTGGGCGCCGCCAAAAGAACCCAATCACGCGTCTTCCAGGCCTCGACCTCCGAGGTCTACGGCGACCCCGCTGTCCACCCCCAGCCGGAAAGCTACTGGGGCAATGTCAACCCGATCGGTATCCGGTCTTGTTACGACGAAGGTAAACGCGCAGCGGAAACGTTGTTTATGGACTATCACCGGCAGAATGGGGTCGATATCCGCATTGTCCGTATTTTCAATACCTACGGACCCCGCATGAATGCCGAGGATGGCCGGGTTGTCTCTAACTTTATCTGCCAGGCGTTGCGTGGGGAAGACATCACCATCTACGGCGATGGTACACAAACGCGCTCCTTTTGCTACGTCGATGACCTGATCGAAGCGTTTGTTCGCCTCATGAACCAGGATGACGTGACCGGCCCCATCAACTGTGGTAATCCATGCGAGTTCACCATGTTGGAACTTGCCGACAAGGTGCTGGCGAAAGTAGGCGGAGCATCCAAACTCGTTTTCAAGCCCCTTCCCGGAGACGACCCCAAACAACGCCAGCCTGATATCACACTGGCGAAAAAACACCTCGATTGGGAGCCGACAGTAGGCCTGGACGAAGGCCTTGACCGCACCATCAAGTATTTTAAGCAAGTGGTTTGA
- the aepX gene encoding phosphoenolpyruvate mutase produces MSKPKVYVGMSADLIHPGHINIIDVAREYGEVTVGLLTDKAIAGYKRLPCLPFEHRKRIIGSLKGVSHVVSQETLDYVPNLNKIKPDYVVHGDDWKTGPQKETRARVIEALSQWGGKLIEPKYTEGLSSTALNKALKEIGTTPGIRMGKLRRLLSCKPIVRAMEAHNGMSGLIVERCSVDDNGVKEEFDAIWLSSLTDSTAKGRPDIEFVDRTSRAQTINEILDITTKPIIYDGDTGGITEHFTKMVRSLERLGVSAVIIEDKEGLKQNSLFGSERPQHLLDKPAMCAKINAGKQAQVTSEFMIIARIESLIAQQGVADAIDRAEAYIKAGADAIMIHSKEQSADEIVDFCKAYKKLDRRVPLISVPTTYNHLYEAELAELGFSMVIYANHLLRSAYPAMLLTAETILRSKRSKEVDGYCMSVKDILALVEDE; encoded by the coding sequence ATGAGTAAGCCTAAAGTGTATGTTGGAATGAGTGCCGATCTCATTCATCCGGGCCATATCAATATCATTGATGTTGCCAGGGAGTATGGCGAGGTCACTGTAGGGCTTCTAACGGATAAGGCGATAGCAGGTTATAAACGCTTACCCTGTCTTCCCTTTGAACACCGGAAAAGAATCATAGGTAGTCTTAAAGGTGTTAGTCATGTGGTTTCGCAGGAAACGCTCGATTACGTCCCGAACCTAAACAAAATTAAGCCGGATTATGTGGTCCATGGAGACGACTGGAAAACAGGCCCTCAGAAAGAAACCCGTGCACGGGTTATCGAGGCTCTCAGTCAATGGGGCGGTAAACTCATCGAACCCAAATACACCGAGGGACTTTCTTCGACGGCCCTCAACAAGGCTCTGAAGGAAATAGGTACAACACCGGGAATACGGATGGGAAAATTACGCCGGTTGCTAAGCTGCAAACCCATCGTAAGGGCCATGGAAGCTCACAATGGAATGTCAGGGCTGATCGTGGAACGTTGTAGCGTCGATGACAATGGTGTCAAAGAGGAGTTCGATGCCATCTGGCTCAGCAGCCTAACGGATTCGACGGCAAAGGGTCGGCCGGATATTGAGTTCGTCGACAGGACTTCGCGTGCACAAACCATCAACGAGATTTTGGATATCACCACAAAACCCATCATCTATGATGGTGACACAGGCGGCATCACCGAACATTTTACCAAGATGGTGCGATCTCTTGAGCGTTTGGGTGTGTCGGCTGTCATTATTGAGGACAAGGAAGGGCTTAAACAAAATTCACTTTTCGGCAGTGAGCGACCACAGCACCTCCTTGATAAACCGGCGATGTGCGCGAAGATTAACGCGGGCAAACAGGCACAGGTCACGTCCGAGTTTATGATCATAGCCCGGATCGAAAGCTTGATCGCACAACAAGGAGTGGCCGATGCCATTGATCGGGCAGAGGCATATATCAAGGCTGGAGCTGATGCTATCATGATTCATAGCAAGGAGCAGTCTGCGGATGAAATCGTGGATTTTTGTAAGGCCTATAAAAAATTGGACCGTAGGGTGCCGTTGATCAGTGTTCCCACCACGTATAATCATCTCTACGAGGCTGAATTGGCTGAGCTGGGTTTCAGTATGGTCATCTATGCCAACCACCTGCTCCGCAGCGCGTACCCCGCCATGCTCCTAACAGCTGAAACCATCCTGAGGTCAAAAAGATCAAAAGAGGTTGATGGCTATTGTATGTCGGTTAAGGATATCCTGGCTCTTGTCGAGGATGAGTAG
- the aepY gene encoding phosphonopyruvate decarboxylase, with protein sequence MIDCAHFLNTLTAHGIGFYAGVPDSLLKHFCAYLDQNVASENHVIAANEGGAVALASGHYLATGKPGLVYLQNSGLGNCVNPLLSLADKQVYSIPMLLMIGWRGEPGHADEPQHIKQGAVTLQLLESLGVPYEVLPREEEPALELVRKLVEQSVAERSPVALVVRKDTFSRFPANPQQDAVRTDPNLTLGREQALQALLDRLGPDVAVVSSTGMISREVFECRAKNKLGHHQDFLTVGSMGHCSQIAYGVANANPAIEVCCIDGDGAAIMHMGAMAILGQYRGGNLIHVVINNGRHDSVGGQPTAAFDISLSGIASACGYEKSFTASTLEEMHAALDLMTTERAMAFLEIKVLPGSRPDLGRPTLSPAENKESFMNHCRTR encoded by the coding sequence ATGATTGATTGCGCACATTTTTTAAATACCCTGACGGCTCATGGCATCGGGTTTTATGCCGGGGTGCCGGATTCCTTGCTGAAGCACTTTTGTGCCTATCTAGACCAGAATGTTGCCAGTGAAAATCATGTGATAGCCGCCAATGAAGGTGGCGCGGTTGCCCTTGCTTCAGGCCATTACCTCGCAACGGGTAAGCCTGGTCTGGTCTACCTGCAGAACTCCGGGTTAGGTAACTGTGTCAACCCGCTGCTCTCCCTGGCTGACAAGCAGGTGTATTCCATACCCATGCTCCTTATGATCGGTTGGCGAGGTGAACCCGGACATGCGGATGAACCGCAGCACATTAAACAGGGCGCCGTTACGCTCCAGCTTCTGGAAAGCCTTGGTGTCCCCTACGAAGTACTACCCAGGGAAGAAGAGCCGGCCCTGGAGCTTGTTCGGAAATTGGTGGAACAATCGGTTGCGGAACGCTCCCCCGTTGCTTTGGTTGTTCGGAAAGATACCTTTTCCCGTTTTCCAGCCAACCCACAACAGGATGCTGTTAGGACTGACCCAAACCTAACCCTGGGCCGGGAACAAGCCCTGCAGGCATTACTCGACAGACTGGGCCCGGATGTGGCGGTTGTATCAAGCACAGGTATGATTTCCCGTGAGGTGTTCGAGTGCCGCGCAAAAAATAAACTCGGTCATCATCAGGACTTTCTTACCGTCGGCAGCATGGGCCATTGTTCGCAAATTGCCTACGGTGTTGCAAATGCCAATCCGGCGATCGAAGTATGTTGCATCGATGGTGACGGTGCGGCCATCATGCACATGGGTGCCATGGCTATACTCGGCCAGTATCGCGGCGGCAATTTGATCCATGTTGTAATCAATAACGGAAGACATGATTCTGTCGGTGGGCAACCCACTGCGGCATTCGATATATCCCTATCCGGGATTGCATCGGCATGCGGCTATGAAAAAAGTTTCACCGCCAGCACCCTGGAAGAAATGCATGCTGCGCTGGACCTCATGACGACGGAGAGAGCAATGGCATTTTTAGAGATCAAAGTGCTTCCCGGATCAAGGCCCGACCTTGGCCGCCCGACTCTGTCACCAGCCGAAAACAAAGAGTCTTTTATGAACCACTGCAGGACCAGGTAG
- a CDS encoding UDP-glucose 6-dehydrogenase: protein MITPKKICCLGAGYVGGPTMAMIAAKCPDIRVDVVDLNADRIAAWNSKELPVYEPGLDEVVDSARGRNLFFSTEVEEAIVDADIIFVSVGTPTKTYGMGAGRAADLCYIESAARMIARVAKGPKIIVEKSTIPVRTAEAMRTILAANSGDGKFQVLSNPEFLAEGTAVEDLQNPDRILIGGQRSPEGDAAVETLVSVYNRWIPRERILTTNLWSSELSKLVANAFLAQRISSINSISALCEKTGADVDEVGRAIGFDSRIGPKFLKASVGFGGSCFQKDILNLTYLCDHFGLPEVAAYWDQVIKMNDWQKSRFSEKIVKTLFNTVRGKRIAVWGFAFKKDTNDTRESASIYVCRDLLMEGAHIALYDPRVPVSQIHEDLRYVGVSQELLDTQLVICNSCEEAADNAHGIAVLTEWDEFKTVDFAAVYERMYKPAFLFDGRNVIDHDALREHGFEVYAIGKG, encoded by the coding sequence ATGATTACACCCAAGAAAATCTGTTGCCTAGGTGCAGGCTACGTCGGTGGCCCGACCATGGCAATGATTGCGGCCAAATGTCCTGACATCCGTGTCGATGTGGTCGACCTGAACGCCGACCGTATTGCCGCATGGAACTCGAAGGAGCTTCCGGTCTACGAACCTGGCCTCGATGAAGTGGTGGACAGTGCGCGTGGCCGTAATTTGTTTTTCTCTACCGAGGTGGAGGAAGCCATTGTGGATGCAGATATTATTTTTGTTTCCGTGGGTACCCCGACCAAGACCTACGGTATGGGCGCGGGTCGTGCGGCCGATCTTTGTTACATTGAGTCGGCAGCCCGTATGATTGCCAGGGTGGCGAAAGGGCCGAAGATCATCGTTGAGAAGAGCACGATCCCGGTTCGGACGGCAGAGGCGATGCGGACCATTCTAGCGGCCAACTCCGGGGACGGTAAGTTCCAGGTGCTTTCAAATCCTGAATTCCTGGCAGAGGGAACAGCCGTCGAAGACCTTCAAAACCCGGACCGCATCCTCATCGGTGGCCAGCGTTCGCCGGAAGGCGACGCCGCAGTCGAGACTCTCGTCAGCGTCTATAACCGCTGGATTCCACGGGAACGGATTCTAACCACCAACCTCTGGTCGTCCGAGCTGTCCAAGCTCGTTGCCAACGCATTCCTCGCCCAACGGATTTCATCGATCAATTCGATCTCCGCCCTTTGCGAAAAAACAGGTGCCGATGTCGATGAGGTGGGACGTGCCATTGGGTTTGACTCCCGAATCGGCCCGAAGTTCCTGAAGGCCTCCGTTGGTTTCGGTGGCTCTTGTTTTCAGAAGGATATTTTAAATCTAACCTATTTGTGCGATCATTTCGGTCTCCCGGAAGTAGCCGCCTACTGGGATCAGGTGATCAAGATGAACGACTGGCAAAAGTCGCGCTTCTCGGAGAAGATCGTCAAGACGCTCTTTAACACCGTTCGCGGCAAGCGGATAGCTGTCTGGGGTTTTGCCTTCAAAAAGGACACCAACGATACCCGGGAGTCGGCTTCCATTTATGTGTGCCGAGATCTATTGATGGAGGGAGCACATATAGCGCTTTATGACCCGCGTGTGCCGGTTTCCCAGATCCACGAGGACCTGCGATATGTGGGTGTTAGCCAGGAGCTGCTCGATACACAGCTCGTCATCTGTAACTCATGTGAGGAGGCTGCCGACAACGCCCACGGTATCGCCGTGCTTACCGAATGGGATGAATTCAAAACTGTGGATTTTGCCGCGGTTTACGAGCGCATGTACAAACCCGCCTTCCTCTTTGATGGCCGTAACGTGATTGATCATGACGCCCTTCGTGAGCATGGCTTCGAGGTCTATGCCATAGGCAAAGGTTAA
- a CDS encoding DegT/DnrJ/EryC1/StrS family aminotransferase — MSVPLLDVNAQNHPIAGELREAFDRVLESGRFIMGDEVEQFEASIAGFVGAKHAIGVSSGTDAILLALMALGIGPGDEVICPSFTFFATAGCIARTGATPVFCDCHPDNFNIDFDSAGQCVSERTKAIIPVHLFGQSVDMDTCSAFAEKHGLAVVEDTAQSLGAKYGDRFCGAMSEFGTYSFFPSKNLGGLGDGGLVVTQDDRLAGIAVKMRNHGMHPRYYHQLVGGNFRLDALQAALLNVKFAHYADYTSQRQRNAAYYLDQLSGVDGITLPITDDGNTHIWNQFTIRVHGGKRDALKQSLIDQGIGCEVYYPVPMHQQECFSTMEQEKRVEFTVTDRLATEVLSIPVYPELVREQQDEVVSAIRKFF, encoded by the coding sequence ATGAGCGTACCATTACTTGATGTAAACGCCCAGAACCACCCCATCGCCGGGGAGCTTCGTGAGGCATTCGACCGTGTTCTAGAATCAGGCCGTTTCATCATGGGGGATGAGGTCGAGCAATTTGAGGCCAGTATCGCTGGATTTGTCGGAGCCAAACACGCCATCGGAGTGTCATCGGGAACCGATGCGATCCTGCTTGCCCTGATGGCCTTGGGGATCGGTCCCGGGGATGAGGTGATTTGCCCCAGTTTCACGTTTTTTGCCACGGCCGGATGTATTGCCAGGACGGGTGCCACACCGGTATTCTGCGACTGCCATCCTGACAACTTTAACATCGATTTCGATTCGGCCGGCCAGTGTGTCAGCGAGCGCACTAAAGCCATCATTCCTGTCCATCTGTTTGGCCAGTCGGTGGACATGGACACCTGTTCCGCCTTCGCCGAAAAACATGGCTTGGCCGTCGTCGAGGATACTGCACAGTCGCTCGGCGCAAAATACGGAGACAGGTTTTGTGGCGCGATGAGTGAGTTCGGCACCTACAGTTTTTTCCCGTCCAAGAACCTGGGTGGCCTTGGTGACGGCGGCTTGGTGGTGACTCAGGACGACCGCTTGGCCGGGATCGCTGTCAAGATGCGCAACCACGGCATGCACCCACGTTACTATCACCAGCTGGTAGGGGGCAATTTCCGCCTCGATGCGCTTCAGGCCGCCTTGTTGAATGTCAAGTTTGCCCACTACGCCGACTATACCTCCCAGCGCCAGCGGAATGCCGCTTACTACCTGGACCAGCTGTCCGGGGTCGATGGCATCACGCTTCCCATCACGGACGATGGCAATACCCATATTTGGAACCAGTTCACGATCCGGGTTCACGGTGGTAAGCGTGACGCACTCAAACAATCGCTCATTGACCAGGGGATAGGATGCGAAGTGTATTATCCGGTTCCCATGCACCAGCAGGAATGCTTCTCAACAATGGAGCAGGAGAAGCGGGTGGAGTTTACTGTCACGGACAGACTAGCCACCGAGGTATTGAGCATTCCCGTCTACCCCGAACTCGTCCGCGAACAGCAGGACGAAGTGGTCTCTGCAATCAGGAAATTTTTCTAA